In Oenanthe melanoleuca isolate GR-GAL-2019-014 chromosome 9, OMel1.0, whole genome shotgun sequence, the following are encoded in one genomic region:
- the CEP19 gene encoding centrosomal protein of 19 kDa has protein sequence MATTQGGGSGPGEELLEEEEEEEVGFCATRGSAAEGSDGAAAGAVMTFSAQKCGICFQPPSIILIYRDNSQDKTRQRIMPVRNFSRFSDCSRAAEQLKNNPRHKAYLEGVSLRQLQKLYSLLRGHLEGQSLAESLEKFQQEQTIDPEEDMNKLDDKELAKRKRIMDELFEKNRKKKDDPDFVYNIEVEFPLDEQLESCTWDLESDEEI, from the exons ATGGCAACCACCCAGGGAGGCGGGAGCGGCCCgggggaggagctgctggaggaggaagaggaagaagaagtCGGTTTCTGTGCCACTAGAG GGAGTGCTGCTGAGGGCTCTGATGGAGCTGCAGCCGGTGCTGTGATGACTTTCAGTGCTCAGAAGTGTGGGATCTGCTTCCAGCCCCCCTCCATCATCCTCATCTACAGAGACAACAGCCAGGACAAGACCCGCCAGCGCATCATGCCCGTCAGGAATTTCTCCAGGTTCTCAG actgcagcagggctgctgagcagctgaagAACAACCCTCGGCACAAGGCCTACCTGGAAGGGGTCTCGCTGCGCCAGCTCCAGAAGCTCTACAGTTTGCTCAGAGGTCACTTGGaaggacagagcctggctgagAGCTTGGAGAAGTTTCAGCAGGAACAAACCATTGACCCAGAGGAGGATATGAACAAGCTGGATGACAAGGAACTGGCCAAAAGGAAGAGAATCATGGATGAGCTCTTTGAAAAGAACAGGAAGAAGAAGGATGACCCCGACTTCGTTTACAACATTGAGGTGGAGTTCCCACTGGATGAGCAGCTGGAGTCCTGTACTTGGGACTTGGAGTCAGATGAAGAAATCTGA
- the PIGX gene encoding phosphatidylinositol-glycan biosynthesis class X protein isoform X2 — MAGGRREPLRVGAGLGALLCALHVQAACRVTTVTQELLKEGFHRDLLVKVELGEDAGGCAVAAQMRLPPGIYVDPYELATLQQHNLTKVVLSPDAIDVEAPEYVARDLVLLVFLERDARCPRCFRAALPVHARYHRPAEGTGKALVVLESPEVTCLQSAGNLLKLTLPAHLTTPVPVSGTEQSTDLHMRDQC, encoded by the exons AtggcgggcgggcggcgggagcCGCTGAGGGTCGGCGCCGGACTGGGCGCGCTGCTCTGCGCCCTCC ATGTGCAGGCAGCCTGTCGGGTCACCACTGTCACACAGGAGCTCCTGAAAGAAGGGTTTCACAG GGACCTGCTGGTGAAGGTGGAGCTCggggaggatgcaggaggatgtgCAGTGGCAGCTCAAATGCGACTGCCGCCGGGAATCTACGTGGATCCCTACGAGCTGGCAACgctgcagcagcacaacctAACAAAG gtaGTGTTATCTCCTGATGCCATTGACGTGGAGGCTCCTGAGTACGTGGCCAGGGACCTTGTCCTGCTGGTGTTCCTGGAGCGGGACgcgcgctgtccccgctgttTCCGCGCCGCCCTGCCCGTGCACGCGCGGTACCACCGCCctgctgaggggacaggaaAAGCCTTGGTTGTTCTGGAGagcccagag GTCACCTGTCTGCAGAGTGCTGGGAACCTGCTGAAGTTGACACTCCCTGCTCATCTGACAACACCAGTCCCTGTCAGTGGCACAGAACAAAGCACAGACCT gCATATGAGGGATCAATGCTGA
- the PIGX gene encoding phosphatidylinositol-glycan biosynthesis class X protein isoform X1: MAGGRREPLRVGAGLGALLCALHVQAACRVTTVTQELLKEGFHRDLLVKVELGEDAGGCAVAAQMRLPPGIYVDPYELATLQQHNLTKVVLSPDAIDVEAPEYVARDLVLLVFLERDARCPRCFRAALPVHARYHRPAEGTGKALVVLESPEVLLCCCHSHLSAECWEPAEVDTPCSSDNTSPCQWHRTKHRPAYEGSMLRVPVGLREHSSLVCALTLLTTGLCSGLILAAACKYGHFSQ; the protein is encoded by the exons AtggcgggcgggcggcgggagcCGCTGAGGGTCGGCGCCGGACTGGGCGCGCTGCTCTGCGCCCTCC ATGTGCAGGCAGCCTGTCGGGTCACCACTGTCACACAGGAGCTCCTGAAAGAAGGGTTTCACAG GGACCTGCTGGTGAAGGTGGAGCTCggggaggatgcaggaggatgtgCAGTGGCAGCTCAAATGCGACTGCCGCCGGGAATCTACGTGGATCCCTACGAGCTGGCAACgctgcagcagcacaacctAACAAAG gtaGTGTTATCTCCTGATGCCATTGACGTGGAGGCTCCTGAGTACGTGGCCAGGGACCTTGTCCTGCTGGTGTTCCTGGAGCGGGACgcgcgctgtccccgctgttTCCGCGCCGCCCTGCCCGTGCACGCGCGGTACCACCGCCctgctgaggggacaggaaAAGCCTTGGTTGTTCTGGAGagcccagaggtgctgctctgctgctgccaca GTCACCTGTCTGCAGAGTGCTGGGAACCTGCTGAAGTTGACACTCCCTGCTCATCTGACAACACCAGTCCCTGTCAGTGGCACAGAACAAAGCACAGACCT gCATATGAGGGATCAATGCTGAGGGTTCCTGTGGGGCTCAGGGAGCACAGTTCCCTGGTGTGTGCCCTGACCCTGCTCaccacagggctctgctctggcctgatccttgctgctgcctgcaagTATGGACACTTCTCTCAGTGA